TGGATTAATCATCACCGGTGCTCCAGTGGAGCACTTGGCGTTTGAAGACGTCACCTACTGGCCAGAACTGGTTGAACTGATCAACGAGGCTCGTCAATCTTGTGCCAGCACCCTCGGACTTTGCTGGGCTGGATTTGCTCTGGCTTATCTCGCTGGAGTGAACAAGGTCACCTTTGATCGGAAATTGTTCGGGGTGTTTCCGATGCGCAGTCTGGTGCCTGGTCATCCCCTGATGGGGACCCAGGATGATCAATTTCTATGTCCCCAAAGCCGTCATGCGGGATTACCGGATGCGGCGATGGAATCGGCTCAACGCCAGGGTCGACTGAGGCTTCTCGCCTATGGAGAAAAGGTGGGCTACACCATCTTTGAAACGCCAGACCAGCGTCAGCTCATGCATCTCGGCCATCCCGAATACAACGTTGGGAGGCTGCAGGGGGAAATGGAACGCGATCGAGCCCGCGGCGATGTTCCTCCACCTGAAAATTTCAACTCCGACCACCCCAGAACCCTGTGGCGTTCCCATCGCAATTTGCTTTTCCAGCAATGGTTATGGTTCTGTTACCAACGCGTCAGCCTTCAGTCCTGAAGCGGATAGTGGCTTCTTTTTTGCTGTTGTTTTGATTGGCCGCTGAGCGGCATCGCGATTGAGTTCCCGCTCCAAGGCGGCAATTCGTCGCTCCCTCAAGCAGTGACGACAGCCTCCTGTGGTTTGGAGATGCTTCTCCGGAGTGATGCTGATCAGTTGTACCGGATGCTTGTTACAGCGGATTTTGACCGGGCTCTTGTAGCTGCGGTATTTGATCTCCGAATAATCGAAGTGATCACCGAAGCGCTCACGCGCCCGTTTCAGAAATTCCGCTTCCGTGATGCGAGCTGCCATGGGAAGAATGTATGGGGAGTTGCCTTGAAGTTTTCGTCTCTGTTATGGCTCGTTACTGGTTTATTTCAGGCAAGACCAACGATCGATGAGCTGGAACCATCGTGTGGGCTGGCTTGAACCGCAGGCGTCTGCTTACTGGTTTGGCCTTTGTCAAAAACAGATTGTCTGGGAGCAGCCCCTAGTTCGGGTCTACGGCAAATATCACCGTGTGCCGAGATTGTCCGCTTTTCTCGCCGATGCTTCGGTGTCTTACCGCTATAGCGGTGTGATTCATCAAGGCCAGGGCTGGCCTGACTGGTTTGCACCCTTGCTAAAGCAGGTGAATGAGAGTTGCTCTGCCCAATTCAATGGTTGTCTGTTCCATCTCTATCGGGATGGAGATGACCGCATGGGCTGGCATGCCGATGACGAACCGGAGATTGATGCCAGATGTCCAATCGCGTCCCTTTCTTTTGGTGCCACCAGGGCGTTGCAGTTTCGTCATCGCCAGAGTCGCAGTCGAGAGGAACTCGCACTTGCTGATGGCGACCTGCTGGTGATGGAACCTGACTGCCAACGGTTATGGATGCACGCTCTTCCGGTCCGCAAGAAGGTACGCACGGCAAGGTTGAACCTCACCTTCCGAGTCTTTCTCCCAATGTCTTCAGCAGCAAAGCCCAAATTGGCACCGTGACGATCGCTAGGAGGGTGCTGCGCCAAATAAGTTGAGCGGCTGCCGAGCTGTCTGCCTCCTCGGTTTCTGCCATGAGGAGCACCGAAATGGCTGTGGGGGCTGCAGCTTGTAGGACAAGGGCCTGCCGCGCGAAAGCACCGAGAGGAAGGACCAGGCTGAGTCCCAAGACGAGTGCAGGAAACAGCAAAAGTTTGCACCCCAGAGCAGCATTCAATGCTTTGCTGGCCGCGCTCGGCGCTGCTGTGTTGTGAGTTGCTTCGGATCTTTCCTCTGAAAGGCCGGCAAGTCGCATGCCTACAACGATCAAGGCCAACACGATCACAACCCTTGAAGGCATCCAGAGTGCGGTCGTAATCGTTGTTTGCCATGGCGTAGCCATCACAAGCAAGGCGCCCAGTAGTCCTCGTGACGCAGGACTTGAACTGAGGTGGTGGATCAACACACGCCAACGGTGCGGATGAGCCTCCTGACCTGATCCAGCCAGCCAGATCGGGCCTAGCCCCCAAGACAGGAGGGTTGCACCGAAGTCGTAACCGATGCTCACCGATAGGGCTTCCGGGGGAAGCAAGGCCAGAGCCACCGGAATTCCGAAATAAGCCGTGTTGCCGACACAACTCCCCAGTTGCAGCGTCGGCGACAGCCGCTGATCGCTCTCTCGGCGCCAACGTCTAAGCACGAGCAGCATGCCCATGATGGCGGCCGCGGCTGTGGCCGCCGTGCTGAGGAGTGAGCTGTTTAATCCACCTTTCAACAGCAATCCCATCAGGCTGATCGGAACGCCATAGCGCACGAGCGGCGTTGCTAGGGGCTTGACCCACCCTGGTTTGAAGCGTCCCAGCAGATATCCGCCAAGAAGGCCTGGAATGAGTTCAACCAGGAGGCGAAGCATGATTAACTCAGATCCAAGTCAGTGACAGCAAAGTGTCGTGGTTGGTGAAAAGACGCCAACCTGTATTTCTGTCGGCTCTATTGGTGGGAGCGGTCTATCTGTAGGTGGTCCATTCGGTTCCTCTAACTCTTGTTCCACCTGTTCCCGTAGGGATGGTGCGGAATTGCCTAGAGCCTCTGGCTCTTCCTCTAACTGCCTGTAAGTAGCTCCACACCTCACCCATGCTTCTGCATGTTGAGTGGTCTTCTGAGACCAAAATGAGAGTGCTTTGCCAACTGCCTTGCGGTTTTTCTCTGGAACCCACAGACGGACGTACCAAGTAGCACCTCCATTGAGTTGTATTGGACCTTTACGTCTCCTGACCACGGATACCTAAAACGATAGCTAACACGATGCCGAAGGATTTTCAGTGATCACAAGCATTTTCGGCGAATCAATCGGTTCCAGCCAGGAGGCGAAGCATCGAGCTGCTTGCCAGATTTCAGTCAAGGTTAGGAACATTCGTGGCGATGTGCCAAAGTCTCATCTGTCCCACGACCGGTGTTCAGTGGCTGTTTCGGCTCCTTTCTGTTCCATTCCCCAGAGAGTTGTACGGCTCAGTGAAGCCTTGCAAGCGCGACGTGAGCGTTTACAGGAGCGTTTGGCTGAACAAATTAATAGCCTTCCCGTAGGCAATGAAAGCTGGCTGCAGACTGAAAGGGAGCTCGTGGCTGCAGAGCGCGCCCTGCACGAGTTGGATGGACGTTGTCAGTTAGTCATTTGATTGAGGAAGCGCCTGCTGCGCTCTTCTTTGGCATGACTGAAAAATGTCGTTGCATCTGACAGTTCCACCACTTTTCCTGCATCCATAAACAGCACCCTGTCAGCGACCTCACGGGCAAATCCCAGCTCATGCGTGACGACCACCATGGTCATTCCTGCTGAGGCAAGCGTGCGCATGGCATCGAGAACTTCTTTCACGCGTTCTGGATCGAGTGCACTGGTTGGTTCGTCGAAGAGCATGACCTCTGGATCCATCGCCAAGGCTCTGGCGATCGCCACGCGTTGTTGCTGCCCGCCACTGAGTTGGGCAGGGCGTTTCATGGCCTGATCAGCAATCCCCATTTGGGTCAGCAACGACATCGCCCGGAGTTCGGCCTCTTTCTTCTTTGCCTTTTTGACGCGGATTGGCGCCAGTGTGATGTTCTCCAGGATGGAGAGATGGGGAAATAAATTGAACTGTTGAAAAACCATTCCAACTCTGCGCCGGATGCGTTTGATCTGTCGCTCGTCATGGTTGGAATCCAGATGAATCCCTACGATTTCCAACTGGCCTTCATCAATGCTTTCCAAGCCATTGAAGGTGCGGATCAAGGTGCTTTTCCCTGAACCAGAGGGGCCCATGACAACGAGAACTT
The window above is part of the Synechococcus sp. WH 8020 genome. Proteins encoded here:
- a CDS encoding homoserine O-succinyltransferase yields the protein MALILPRNYHKITAVERNRISWIEPEQAERQDIRPLRIGILNIMPLGKQYEFNLLHPLGLSVLQIEPIWIRLQSHAYRSWDQAHLNQHYVSWDEAQSQRSLDGLIITGAPVEHLAFEDVTYWPELVELINEARQSCASTLGLCWAGFALAYLAGVNKVTFDRKLFGVFPMRSLVPGHPLMGTQDDQFLCPQSRHAGLPDAAMESAQRQGRLRLLAYGEKVGYTIFETPDQRQLMHLGHPEYNVGRLQGEMERDRARGDVPPPENFNSDHPRTLWRSHRNLLFQQWLWFCYQRVSLQS
- a CDS encoding alpha-ketoglutarate-dependent dioxygenase AlkB family protein, translating into MSWNHRVGWLEPQASAYWFGLCQKQIVWEQPLVRVYGKYHRVPRLSAFLADASVSYRYSGVIHQGQGWPDWFAPLLKQVNESCSAQFNGCLFHLYRDGDDRMGWHADDEPEIDARCPIASLSFGATRALQFRHRQSRSREELALADGDLLVMEPDCQRLWMHALPVRKKVRTARLNLTFRVFLPMSSAAKPKLAP
- a CDS encoding AEC family transporter, with protein sequence MLRLLVELIPGLLGGYLLGRFKPGWVKPLATPLVRYGVPISLMGLLLKGGLNSSLLSTAATAAAAIMGMLLVLRRWRRESDQRLSPTLQLGSCVGNTAYFGIPVALALLPPEALSVSIGYDFGATLLSWGLGPIWLAGSGQEAHPHRWRVLIHHLSSSPASRGLLGALLVMATPWQTTITTALWMPSRVVIVLALIVVGMRLAGLSEERSEATHNTAAPSAASKALNAALGCKLLLFPALVLGLSLVLPLGAFARQALVLQAAAPTAISVLLMAETEEADSSAAAQLIWRSTLLAIVTVPIWALLLKTLGERLGR
- a CDS encoding amino acid ABC transporter ATP-binding protein, translating into MTIAIQAQSISKSYSDDHRALDEVNLSVNLGEVLVVMGPSGSGKSTLIRTFNGLESIDEGQLEIVGIHLDSNHDERQIKRIRRRVGMVFQQFNLFPHLSILENITLAPIRVKKAKKKEAELRAMSLLTQMGIADQAMKRPAQLSGGQQQRVAIARALAMDPEVMLFDEPTSALDPERVKEVLDAMRTLASAGMTMVVVTHELGFAREVADRVLFMDAGKVVELSDATTFFSHAKEERSRRFLNQMTN